The genomic interval TTGAAAAATGCATTGTATAAGTAAACGGGTCTAAACATTCGTAAAAGAATTATATCCCTAAAAATTTTATTTTTCTATTTAACAACCATTATAATAAGGTTTTCTCTTATTAATTGCCTCTAAGAATAGTTTTTCTAGTTCCCTGTTTGATGCTCCATTTCTCATGGGATCTATGAGATCTACAAGGTTGTCGTTTCTAAGTAAACACGGTTTAATTTTCCCATCAGGAGTTATTCTCAGTCTTGTGCAATTTTTACAGAATTCAGTGTTGTCCATTGGACGTACGACTTCTATTTCCCCTCCTTCAAGGAAATATTTTTTCCTATCTTGCATGAAAGCACGTGTTTTAATGTTTGTTGCCTTCTTTTTAAGTTTTTCTTCTATAATCTTCATATCATAATAATATTCATCGAAAAAATCAGAATCAGGACAGCTTTCAGTTTTTAAGAGCTCAATGATCTGTAGAATTACTCCATATTCTTTGCAAAAATGGAACATGTCCCATATCTCATTATGGTTCAATCCTTTCATCACCACCATATTTACCTTAACTGGGTACAGTCCAACTTGCACTGCTTTTTTTATCCCTCTTTTCACATGTTCAAGGTAGTTGCTTTTGGTTATGAACTGGTAAGTTTGTGGGTTGAGGGTGTCAAAACTGACATTTACCCGGTTTAACCCGACATTTTTCAGTGAAAGAGCATATTTCTCCAGTAATATTCCATTAGTGGTTAAAGAAACATCTTGAAATCCTATTTTTGATATTCTTCTGACAATATCAATAATATCTTCTCTGATTAGTGGTTCTCCTCCAGATAGTCTGATTTTCTTTATTCCAATATTTTTAGCAATTAAAGAAATTCTTTCTATTTCTTGAGAGTTCATCTCATATTCCTGGGGAATAATACCGTCATGGTGGCAATAAAAGCAGTGAATATTGCAACGATTAGTTATGGATATGCGGAGGGAAATAATTGGCCTCTGAAAATTGTCTGTCTTTAAATCATTCATAAAACTTCAACCATACTTAGCATTTCAATTTTCATTTTTTTTTGGTTTACTTTTAGTCTTCGCTATTTCTAATCCATAGTTCTATGTTCTTGTAAATGTTTTCATCTTCATCAGTTGCTATTTGATCAGTTTTCAGAGTGCTAATCATGCCCATAATGCTCTTTTTAATGATATCTTGCACAAAAGGGTTTAAAGGAATTTTTTTATCACCAATGTACAGTTCAACTTCCTTTAATTTCCTCATCTTGCACTTATCTTCAGATATTTTTCCCTGTATAATGGCTTTAGACATTTCTATACAATCTTTAAAACCACATTCACCACAGTTTCCTTCCGGGATAATGCTGTACGTCCGTGTTTCAACCAAGTCAACCAAGTCAACCACATTTTCTGGTTTGGTTTTAAAAACATCAATATTAGCGATAGTAAAATCATCTTTTTCACTTGTAGTTGAAATTTTAGCATAATTAGATGATTTGAATCCTTCAATAACAACGTAATCTGGATTTTCAGTGCTTGAAACGATTTTAAGGATATTTTTCAATGATAATAATTTGTTTATAAAAAAGAAAGTGCCCTTTCCCGAACCAACAACTATTTTTGCTCCTGCTTCCCGGTGTTTCCAAGTATCTTTTCCCTCTAAATCAAAGTCATGGTGTGTATGTTTAATGGTACCTACTTTGTAACCTCTTTTAGATAGTTCTTTAACTATCATGGTTACAAGGGTTGTTTTGCCAGTGTTTTTTGTTCCTACCACGGTTATTATCTTCATGATTCCACCTTTTTATGGTGAATAAATATTCAACTTTACTTTATTGCTGCCGCACTGTATTTCTGGGCATATTTACATTTTTTTTAGTTTTTAGAGCAATAATGAGGTATTGAAGTGTCCAAATAGGAGGGAGTGTTAACGTCAAATGCAAGTTTTTTTTACATAATAATTCGTGTAATTATATTGTAAGCGTGTGGTTATCTAATGGGATTCATTTAAAAATAAATTAATCAGACTTTTACCATGGCAATGGCCGCTGCTTTAAATCCTATATATACTTCTTTTCCAAGGTTCAAATTTAATTGTTCCCGGGCATATTCAGTTATATCTACAAAAAGGCTTATTTCCCCTAAATCCACATTTAGCCTAATAAGGTTGTCTTTTAATTCCATGCGAGTGATTTTTCCTGGAAAAATATTACGTACACTTGATTCTTGTGGTTTTAACATTACAAATATGTCATCTGGGCTGATTAAAACCAGTACTTTGTCTCCAACACCAAAATTCCCTCGTAGAGGGAGTATGACTTTATTCCCATTTAAATAAATGTTGGCAATTCTATTTTCGGTATCAATATGCGAAATTTCTCCTTCAATCTCATTAACATCGGCATGCATCTTCAATATACTTTCAACTTTGCGATATTCTCTTAATACTTTTTTTCCCTCTTTTGTTAGTGTGCTTCCGCCACCTCCTCCTTTTCCGCCTCTTTTTGTTGACACGACTGTTTTGTTGAGATCATTTTCTAAGTTTTCAATATATTTAAGGGCGCTACGATATGGTATTTCGGCGTTTTTTGAAGCCAGTGTTATGGATCCACATTGGTCAATGTACTTTAAAAGCTCGAATTTCTTTTTATTCAGCAGTATTATCTTGTCATCCAAGTTCAATCGGTATTGTGGTCCATCTTTTGAACTATCCATATGTCGCACCTTAAACTAATTTAGTGATCAAACTTATTATATCTATTACTTGCTATGTGGAGTGTTATTTTTATGGGGTTTATGGGGTTTTTTAAACAGTTTTTTTTTATTCCAACTTTCTTAATGAATGTTGTTTAATTTGATAGGGGGATTGCAGTGTGAGATAGTAAACATTAAATCACTTTTTTCAATCCATAAGATTATGTCTGTCTGATTTTTTCCTCTTGTTACTCCATAATTCTAGTTTTATGATTTTTAAGCCGAAATGATGGGGGTATCTGGTTTTAAATCTAATATAATGAACCACTGATACACAGATATATGTGTATTTACTGCACATTAGTATATAAGGATGCCGGATTAGTCTTAGTAGGAATGTATAAATATACTGGATGATTTATGTGTAATCAACACACTTAGTGCCAACTATATGTTTTCAAGGAATTTCATTGAAACAATTTAAAAAATTTAAATTAAACAAAGCTTTTGAATTATCAAAAAATCAGTATAAAATCTTCACATGATCATATTGGTGCTGTGCGTGTCTTGATTTAGAATTAATTCCATAATGGGATTAATTCCATATTGCTCAATAGAAATATGGAGGTAAAAAATGGTTTCTAATACGAAAGAAGTCAAAGACTTGGACTTTGATGTAACAAGATCAGCCGACGAAGAGCGTAAGCTGGCTTTCAAAGACGAAGTCTGCATTGGCTGTGGTATCTGTGAAAAAGTATGCCCAGTAGAAGCAATCGAACTCGGTGATGTCGGGGCTATTGTCAGAACAGAAGCCGATGAAGCAAAAATATGCGTTGACGAAAACAAATGTGTTCTATGTGGTATGTGCAGCGTGGGATGCCCTGTTGATGCTCTAGAATTCACCATTGACGGTGAATCAATCAAGAACATGGATGTTTATCCACAATATCTGTCTTCTGCTGAAATCGACGATGAAACATGTATTTATTGTAAAGCATGTGAAGTGGCATGTCCTCGAGAAGCAATCACCATTGCCCGTGAACTGCCAGAACGAGCCAAGTTGGTAACCGGTGAAATAGAAATTGACAAAGATACTTGTATTTACTGTGGTGTCTGTGAAGAAGTGTGCCCTGCTGATGCAATTACTATGGACAGTAAAATCCCAACCTCATCTGACCCTTCAGTGGCTTCAGACATAAACGTGGACACAGATAAATGTGTCTATTGTTTGGTATGTAAAAAAGCCTGTCCAGTTGATGCCATAATGGCAGCATGTAGAACATGTTCATATGGGGAATACGACTTAGACCCTGCAGACGCCGAAATCAAAGGAAGCTCATTCATTGATGATGATCTATGCGTTAGGTGCGGATGGTGTGAAGAAGTCTGCCCAGTAGACGCTGCCAAAGTTAAAAAACCTTTCAAAGGCGAAATAACAGTAGATCAGGACAAGTGTTCCACTTGTGGTGCTTGTGTGGATATATGTCCATGTGATGTCTACTCTTTCCCTCAGCCAGATGAATCAGGACAAATCGTAGACAAAGTGTTTAAAGATGAGACCTATTGCATCTACTGTGGAGCATGTGAAAATGTCTGTCCAGTAGACGCCATTAAAGTCAAGAGAACCGATGTGGACTACACACCAACCAAGTCCAAATCATGGAAAAACAAGATGGAATCTCTTAAAACCTAAAATTTTAGGTGATAAATTATGGAATTGAAAGTAGAACAAGATAACTGCCTGGGATGTGGAGTATGTGTTGTCGCATGCCCGATAAACGTCTCCATCAGTCCTGAAGTAGCAGGTGGTCACGGATCCAAAACTGAAGAAGTAATCATGATGGTAGAAAACGGAGTAATCAAACTCTTCAGCCCAGAAAAATGTACAAAATGTGGAACATGTCAATTGTTCTGCCCTACAGATGCAATATGGCTGGAATGAGGTGTAAAAATGACTTATATAGAAAAACCCGTCGTTCCAAAAGTTGTTAAATTAGAAGAACCAACAGCCAAAGAACGAAGAATATTGGACATGATGCTGAACACCGGCTCAGACATCTATCAGGGTGCATGTAAAAAAAGAGGTTCAACTTGTAAGGATGAATACCGAAAAGTCTGCGGAGTTGCTTACATGGATCCTAAAGACATGGCAAAAATTGGCGTTGCTAATTGGGATAGTGTGAAAGTAACCACAGATTGGGGAGAGGTAATAGTATCTTCAGTTCACTCAAGGGACGCACCTCACGAAGGAACCATATTCATTCCAAAAGGCCCCTGGGCCAACGTAATAACTAGCCACGAAACATACTGCTGTTGTGACCCCACTTACAAAGGGATTTACTGTACTGTAGAAAAAACTGATGAACCAGTTTTATTAATGGCTGACCTCATGAGAGCAGTCTACAAAAAATATGTTGAAGACGAAGAAACCATCCCTGAGTTAAAATCACTCGGTGAGATGCCCGTCTACAAGAAAAAATAAGGAGGCCGATTAAAGTGGCATACGAACCACCAGTAACTGATTATGATGAAATCGTCGAAAATGGAACATGCGCCTTTTGCGGATGTAACTGTGACGATTTAGATTTCTTAATAAAAGATGGGCACGTAGTCGGGGTACGACACGCCTGTCGACTCGGCGCCAGCAAAGTCATGGAGGACATGGATCAAAGGCTCCTGGTCCCCATGATACGAGATGAAAACGGTGAACTACAAGAAGTTGATTGGGACACCGCCCTGGATAAAGCAGCCGAACTCATAGCTAACTCAGTCCGACCCATATTTTACGGTTGGAGTGAAACATCCATTGAAACTATGAAACACGGCATCCGACTAGGTGAACTAGTGGGAGCTGTTCTTGACAACCAAGCTACTATCTGTCATGGACCATCATTACAAGCTGTACAAAACGTAGGATATCCTGTCGCAACCTTGGGAGAAGTTAAAAACCGTGCAGACATGATTGTTTACACTGGAAGTAACCCAATGAACTCTCACCCAAGACACATGGCACGATACAGTACCTTCCCCAGAGGATGGTTCAGACAAAGAGGACGATTTGACCGTACAGTGGTCACAATGGATCCTAAATACAGCGACACTGCCAAAATGTCTGACATATGGATTGGTTTTGAACAGAACGGGGATTATGGATTCTATAATGCAATACGGGCAGCTTTAAGAGGAAAAGAAATCGATCAAGACTTTGTTTCTGGCATACCAAAAGAAGACATAATGGAATTAGCTGAAGCCATGAAAAACGTTCAGTTCGGAGCATTATACTTTGGACTGGGGCTGACACACACATTATCCAAGCAAAGAAACATTGACATGGCTATTGAAATGTTAGCCGACCTAAACAAGTACACAAAATGGGTGTTAACTCCTATGAGAGGACACTTCAATGTTAATGGATTTAACATATTCATGGCATATGAAATGGGATTCCCATATGGTGTAGACTTTGCCCGCGGATACCCCCGATACATGAATGGTGAAACCAACACCATTGATTTGTTAACTCGGAAAGAATGTGATGTATTTATGGTGATAGCTGCAGACCCAGGAGCTCACTACCCCGGAGGGGCAGTTAAGCACTTGGCAGAAATCCCTGTAATCCAAGTAGACATCCACTGGGGACCATCCACTGAAATAGCTGATGTAGTGCTTCCAGGATCATTTATAGGTGTAGAATGTGCTGGTACCAGCTACCGAATGGATGGTGTACCTATCTACATGAAAAAAGCCATTGACAAACCTGAAACTTGCAGAGATGACGAATGGATCATTAAAGAGTTGCACGAAAGGGTTAAAAAAATCAAAGCTAAAGAGGCCGCAGTAGCTAGTAAATAAGGTGATATCATGGAATACATACTAAAAAACGGTATAGTTTACGACCCGGCCAACAACATAGCTGGTGAAAAGAAGGATGTCATGTTCAAGGATGGAAAAATCGTTGAACAAGTATCTTCTGATGCAAAAGTCTTAGACGTTACTGACAAAATAGTCATGCCTGCCGGTGTGGACCCTCACGCCCACGTAGCAGGGCCAAAACTTGTTGTTGGAAGGATTTACAGACCAGAAGACTCAAGAAAGGGCGTTACATCTAAAACTGATGTTTGCAGATCAGAATCAGGATTTTCCATACCCAGCTGCCCAGCAACTGGGTACCGGTACTCAAGGATGGGTTACGGAACAGTGACCGAAGCTGCAGTACCCCCTCTGGAAGCTAAACACACTCACGAAGAAATAATGGCTATTCCAAACATTGACATCACGCCATTACCTCTCTTTGGTAACAACTGGTTTGTATTACAGTGGGCCAAAGAAGGAAAAATCGATGAAATAGCTGCATTTGTGGCATCATGGCTCAGAATAGTCAAAGGTTACGGAATAAAAATTGTGAACCCTTGCGGAACAGAAGCATGGGGTTGGGGTGGCAATGTCCACGGTATTGATGATCCTGTGCCCTTCTTTGACGTAACAGCTAGAGAAGTGGTTAGAGCTCTTGCACAAGCCAATGAAAAGTTAGGACTACCTCACTCAATACATGTACATCCTAACGATCTGGGACACCCAGGAAACTATCCAACCACAGTTAACACCTTGGACTGTGTCAAAGACATCGCCAAGAATGGTTCAAAAAGAAACCAGACAATTCACTTAACCCACGCCCAATTCCACTCCTATGCTGGGACAAGCTGGAGGGATGTAGAATCCGGGGCCAAAGAAGTTGCCGATTATATAAATAACAACAAACACGTAACTTGTGATATAGGTCAAGTTACTTTAGATGAAACCACTACCATGACGGCAGACGGGCCAATGGAATTCGACTTGCATGAACTCAATGGTCTTAAATGGGCTAATAAGGACATTGAATTGGAAACAGGATCTGGAATTGTTCCATTTATATACTCTGGAAAAGCACCAGTCCCTTCCTTCCAATGGGGTGTAGGACTTGAACTGTTCTTAAGAATCAAAGACCCCTGGCAAGTATGTTTAACCACTGACCACCCAAATGCTGGTCCATTCATCCGATACCCTAGAATCATATCCTGGCTCATGAGTAATGAGCGCCGACAGGAAATGATGGATAACGGAGAAGTAAGAGTATGGTCATACAAACGAACTGGACTAGGAACTCTGGACAGAGAATATGATTTCAATGAAATAGCCACCATTACCCGGGCATCTGCCGCTAAAATCTACGGATATCAGGACAGGGGAGAATTAACTCCAGGATATAATGCAGACATAGCAGTATATGACCTGAACCCCAACGACATAGACCCATCCAAAGAACCTGCAGCAATAGAACACGCATTTGGAAACGCAATGTACACCATCAAAGATGGCCAGATACTGGTTAAAGATGGAGAGGTTGTAAAAGTGGTTCCAAGTCATACATTATGGACTGATGTGAAAGGTTTCGAAGAACAAGAAAAAGCAGTGATGGAGGAAGTTATGCCTACATTCACACGTTTCTACACAGTTAAATTCGAAAACTATCAAGTACAAGACCATTTCACACCTAATCCAATAGTGACAGAGGTCAATGCAGGTAAATAAGGGGGTATTAAGAGTGAAAACAATAACATTAACCCTAAAGAAAAAATCTCAAATAGCCCTAGAATTCGATGAACTAATCCCAGATAAAGTGTTCAACTGGGAGAAAGCAGACTTCGAAAAATACCAAGTACCAGTTGGAAACAGAAGATTCCCATTAACCGACTACTTCGATATTGAAGTAGAAGGAGAAGCAACTGGTCCTGAAGAAGTTAAAATGATTCTTGATGGTGACTTCGGCCGAGTTAAATACATCGGTTGTAAGATGGGCGCTGGAGAGATCATTGTTAACGGAGATGCTGACTTGCACTGCGGAGCAGAAATGAAAGGCGGTAAAATTACCGTTAATGGTGACGCTGAAAGTTATGCTGGTCGTGAAATGGAAGGTGGAGAACTTGAAATCATGGGCAGCACTAGAGAATTCTGCGGATGCTCCTACATCGGTGACTGGAGAGGCATGAGTGGTGGGAAAATCATCCTCCATGGAAACGCAGGTAAACAACTTGGAGAATGTCTATCAGGAGGAGAAATCTATGTTAAAGGAGACTGTGATATTTTAGCCGGAATCCACATGAACAAAGGTTTCATCCAGATTGACGGGGACGTTACTCGCTGGCCAGGTGGTCAGATGAAAAACGGAAACATCCTCATCAAAGGAAAACTAGGAATCCTTCTGGAAGGATTTGTCTATGATAGCATAGTTGTTGATCCTGAAATTGATGGAAAAAGCTTCTCTGGTAAATACATCAAATATAATGGGGATATAGCTGTAAATGGTAAAGGTTCACTTTACCTCAACGCAGAGAAAAACAGAGAATATTTATAATCTCTGTTTCACATATTTTTTTTTTAATACCCAAATTTTTTTAAACAGTGCAAGTGATATTATTTTATCATGTGATTTTTATGGAAGAAGAAATATTTCTAAAAGCTGACGAAACTATTGAATATATCAAAGATAATGTTGAAATGCATGATATTCTGGAAATTTCATATAATCGTATTTATGCTCCTGGAGAAGTTTTAGGACTTGAAATGGAGCAAGAATTCGGTGAAGAATTCTTGGAACTCACTTTACATTTGAGTGGAGAACTGGTTAATCAAACGGTAAAAATCAACATGCATGCCATTATGGATGACCTGATTGAGATTAGACATATTCAGGGAGATGAGTTGAAGGTTATCGTGGTGGAAGATTAATTAAAAAACTATTAATTAAGTTCTGG from Methanobacterium sp. carries:
- a CDS encoding 4Fe-4S binding protein — encoded protein: MVSNTKEVKDLDFDVTRSADEERKLAFKDEVCIGCGICEKVCPVEAIELGDVGAIVRTEADEAKICVDENKCVLCGMCSVGCPVDALEFTIDGESIKNMDVYPQYLSSAEIDDETCIYCKACEVACPREAITIARELPERAKLVTGEIEIDKDTCIYCGVCEEVCPADAITMDSKIPTSSDPSVASDINVDTDKCVYCLVCKKACPVDAIMAACRTCSYGEYDLDPADAEIKGSSFIDDDLCVRCGWCEEVCPVDAAKVKKPFKGEITVDQDKCSTCGACVDICPCDVYSFPQPDESGQIVDKVFKDETYCIYCGACENVCPVDAIKVKRTDVDYTPTKSKSWKNKMESLKT
- a CDS encoding TOBE domain-containing protein, encoding MDSSKDGPQYRLNLDDKIILLNKKKFELLKYIDQCGSITLASKNAEIPYRSALKYIENLENDLNKTVVSTKRGGKGGGGGSTLTKEGKKVLREYRKVESILKMHADVNEIEGEISHIDTENRIANIYLNGNKVILPLRGNFGVGDKVLVLISPDDIFVMLKPQESSVRNIFPGKITRMELKDNLIRLNVDLGEISLFVDITEYAREQLNLNLGKEVYIGFKAAAIAMVKV
- a CDS encoding formylmethanofuran dehydrogenase subunit C — encoded protein: MQVNKGVLRVKTITLTLKKKSQIALEFDELIPDKVFNWEKADFEKYQVPVGNRRFPLTDYFDIEVEGEATGPEEVKMILDGDFGRVKYIGCKMGAGEIIVNGDADLHCGAEMKGGKITVNGDAESYAGREMEGGELEIMGSTREFCGCSYIGDWRGMSGGKIILHGNAGKQLGECLSGGEIYVKGDCDILAGIHMNKGFIQIDGDVTRWPGGQMKNGNILIKGKLGILLEGFVYDSIVVDPEIDGKSFSGKYIKYNGDIAVNGKGSLYLNAEKNREYL
- a CDS encoding DUF2097 domain-containing protein; its protein translation is MEEEIFLKADETIEYIKDNVEMHDILEISYNRIYAPGEVLGLEMEQEFGEEFLELTLHLSGELVNQTVKINMHAIMDDLIEIRHIQGDELKVIVVED
- a CDS encoding formylmethanofuran dehydrogenase subunit B, producing the protein MAYEPPVTDYDEIVENGTCAFCGCNCDDLDFLIKDGHVVGVRHACRLGASKVMEDMDQRLLVPMIRDENGELQEVDWDTALDKAAELIANSVRPIFYGWSETSIETMKHGIRLGELVGAVLDNQATICHGPSLQAVQNVGYPVATLGEVKNRADMIVYTGSNPMNSHPRHMARYSTFPRGWFRQRGRFDRTVVTMDPKYSDTAKMSDIWIGFEQNGDYGFYNAIRAALRGKEIDQDFVSGIPKEDIMELAEAMKNVQFGALYFGLGLTHTLSKQRNIDMAIEMLADLNKYTKWVLTPMRGHFNVNGFNIFMAYEMGFPYGVDFARGYPRYMNGETNTIDLLTRKECDVFMVIAADPGAHYPGGAVKHLAEIPVIQVDIHWGPSTEIADVVLPGSFIGVECAGTSYRMDGVPIYMKKAIDKPETCRDDEWIIKELHERVKKIKAKEAAVASK
- a CDS encoding formylmethanofuran dehydrogenase subunit A, producing the protein MEYILKNGIVYDPANNIAGEKKDVMFKDGKIVEQVSSDAKVLDVTDKIVMPAGVDPHAHVAGPKLVVGRIYRPEDSRKGVTSKTDVCRSESGFSIPSCPATGYRYSRMGYGTVTEAAVPPLEAKHTHEEIMAIPNIDITPLPLFGNNWFVLQWAKEGKIDEIAAFVASWLRIVKGYGIKIVNPCGTEAWGWGGNVHGIDDPVPFFDVTAREVVRALAQANEKLGLPHSIHVHPNDLGHPGNYPTTVNTLDCVKDIAKNGSKRNQTIHLTHAQFHSYAGTSWRDVESGAKEVADYINNNKHVTCDIGQVTLDETTTMTADGPMEFDLHELNGLKWANKDIELETGSGIVPFIYSGKAPVPSFQWGVGLELFLRIKDPWQVCLTTDHPNAGPFIRYPRIISWLMSNERRQEMMDNGEVRVWSYKRTGLGTLDREYDFNEIATITRASAAKIYGYQDRGELTPGYNADIAVYDLNPNDIDPSKEPAAIEHAFGNAMYTIKDGQILVKDGEVVKVVPSHTLWTDVKGFEEQEKAVMEEVMPTFTRFYTVKFENYQVQDHFTPNPIVTEVNAGK
- the moaA gene encoding GTP 3',8-cyclase MoaA gives rise to the protein MNDLKTDNFQRPIISLRISITNRCNIHCFYCHHDGIIPQEYEMNSQEIERISLIAKNIGIKKIRLSGGEPLIREDIIDIVRRISKIGFQDVSLTTNGILLEKYALSLKNVGLNRVNVSFDTLNPQTYQFITKSNYLEHVKRGIKKAVQVGLYPVKVNMVVMKGLNHNEIWDMFHFCKEYGVILQIIELLKTESCPDSDFFDEYYYDMKIIEEKLKKKATNIKTRAFMQDRKKYFLEGGEIEVVRPMDNTEFCKNCTRLRITPDGKIKPCLLRNDNLVDLIDPMRNGASNRELEKLFLEAINKRKPYYNGC
- the mobB gene encoding molybdopterin-guanine dinucleotide biosynthesis protein B, with protein sequence MKIITVVGTKNTGKTTLVTMIVKELSKRGYKVGTIKHTHHDFDLEGKDTWKHREAGAKIVVGSGKGTFFFINKLLSLKNILKIVSSTENPDYVVIEGFKSSNYAKISTTSEKDDFTIANIDVFKTKPENVVDLVDLVETRTYSIIPEGNCGECGFKDCIEMSKAIIQGKISEDKCKMRKLKEVELYIGDKKIPLNPFVQDIIKKSIMGMISTLKTDQIATDEDENIYKNIELWIRNSED
- a CDS encoding 4Fe-4S binding protein; this translates as MELKVEQDNCLGCGVCVVACPINVSISPEVAGGHGSKTEEVIMMVENGVIKLFSPEKCTKCGTCQLFCPTDAIWLE
- a CDS encoding formylmethanofuran dehydrogenase, translating into MTYIEKPVVPKVVKLEEPTAKERRILDMMLNTGSDIYQGACKKRGSTCKDEYRKVCGVAYMDPKDMAKIGVANWDSVKVTTDWGEVIVSSVHSRDAPHEGTIFIPKGPWANVITSHETYCCCDPTYKGIYCTVEKTDEPVLLMADLMRAVYKKYVEDEETIPELKSLGEMPVYKKK